A stretch of Flavobacteriales bacterium DNA encodes these proteins:
- a CDS encoding DUF4920 domain-containing protein, which yields MKYLIPIFSIFLLASCGSFTKETTEASDVASDSTAWYGEPFEYTDAIPAMEVAKLMSDSSKNEFIVQGTIQECCQKKGCWMKVDMGNGETMRVTFKDYEFFVPLDAAGRTMTMKGIAMYDTLDVDYLKHLAEDAKATQEEIDAITQPELALTFEATGVEIK from the coding sequence ATGAAATACCTTATTCCGATTTTCTCCATTTTCCTATTGGCTTCGTGCGGAAGCTTTACCAAAGAAACAACAGAGGCAAGCGATGTGGCTAGCGACAGCACAGCCTGGTATGGCGAGCCATTTGAATACACCGATGCTATTCCCGCAATGGAAGTAGCCAAGCTGATGAGCGATTCTTCGAAAAACGAATTCATTGTGCAAGGAACCATTCAGGAATGCTGCCAGAAAAAAGGCTGCTGGATGAAAGTGGATATGGGCAATGGCGAAACCATGCGCGTTACCTTCAAAGACTACGAATTCTTTGTTCCCTTGGATGCCGCTGGCAGAACCATGACCATGAAAGGCATTGCCATGTACGATACCTTGGATGTGGATTACCTGAAGCATTTGGCCGAAGATGCCAAAGCCACGCAAGAAGAAATTGATGCCATCACTCAGCCCGAACTGGCCCTCACTTTTGAGGCTACGGGAGTGGAGATCAAATAA